The Gammaproteobacteria bacterium genome window below encodes:
- a CDS encoding flippase-like domain-containing protein, which translates to MGERVALRARATYTESAPSSPTSPPNYLVKLSYLTGIALFIAFVALIEFYFGWRNLLAPWRALPYSLLFLAIILTFFTYWVRAMRLYDYFRDEMRGAFAACLKLMLLHNFFNNLLPMRTGEVSFPILMKRYFDVPLMRSTPALLWFRVLDLHTLVLLALGITLRPWTYAGAACLLWLSVPYLLFLANAKLLNYMNAHPGGRPRRLLHKILTSLPYSHSAFWRAWLWTAINWVVKLGVFVWVLRLFIEIPFAAAWLGVIGGDVTSVLPIHAFAGAGTYEAGVVAALLPFGAPAVAAFKAAVNLHLFLLATTLLGGALSLLLSRPAQHG; encoded by the coding sequence ATGGGAGAAAGGGTTGCGCTGCGCGCTCGCGCCACCTACACTGAGTCAGCACCCTCATCGCCAACCAGCCCGCCAAACTACCTCGTGAAGCTATCATATCTCACAGGCATCGCTCTCTTCATCGCCTTCGTGGCGCTGATCGAATTCTATTTCGGTTGGCGGAATTTGCTCGCTCCCTGGCGGGCCTTGCCCTATAGTCTATTATTCTTGGCTATTATACTGACGTTTTTTACTTACTGGGTCAGGGCCATGCGTCTGTATGACTATTTCCGCGATGAAATGCGGGGGGCGTTCGCGGCCTGTCTCAAGCTCATGCTGCTGCATAATTTTTTTAATAATCTGCTCCCGATGCGGACCGGAGAGGTTTCCTTCCCCATACTCATGAAGCGCTACTTCGACGTGCCGCTGATGCGTTCCACCCCCGCACTGCTATGGTTTCGGGTGCTGGACTTGCACACCCTGGTGCTGCTCGCGCTGGGGATTACTCTTCGGCCCTGGACGTATGCCGGCGCTGCGTGCCTGCTATGGCTGAGCGTGCCGTATCTGCTGTTTCTGGCTAATGCAAAGCTACTCAACTATATGAACGCCCATCCGGGCGGCCGTCCGCGCAGACTGCTGCACAAGATTTTAACCAGCCTGCCATACAGCCACAGCGCCTTCTGGCGCGCCTGGCTGTGGACCGCCATCAACTGGGTCGTCAAGCTGGGCGTGTTTGTCTGGGTGTTGCGATTGTTTATCGAGATCCCGTTCGCCGCCGCCTGGCTCGGCGTGATTGGCGGCGATGTGACCAGCGTGCTGCCCATCCACGCCTTCGCGGGCGCCGGCACCTACGAGGCGGGCGTGGTGGCGGCCTTACTGCCGTTCGGCGCACCGGCCGTGGCCGCCTTCAAGGCCGCTGTCAACCTGCACTTATTCTTGCTGGCCACCACGCTGCTGGGCGGTGCGTTGAGTCTATTGCTTTCACGACCTGCCCAACATGGATGA
- a CDS encoding glycosyltransferase family 39 protein has protein sequence MDSRARDMNSLTRSNIGLYTLFAACVLAGFFLNIHAVPLFDLDEGAFSEATREMFVRGDFISPYLNGEPRYDKPVLIHWLQAASVWSLGLNELALRLPSALAAALWSWLIFLFTKRYTTTATALYAAIITASSLQVSLIAKAAIADALLNLFLSGALFSIYLFYQSRELRYVYLSAAAMALGFLTKGPVAVVIPLAVSLLFFLSKGEFRTWLMALFNLRAMALFGLLALPWYVAQYLREGDAFIQGFFFKHNIARFGETFEQHGGGVFYYIPVVLIGLLPYTALLFKTFTRLGEIVNDDLKRYLLIWFLFVLIFFSFSGTKLPHYAVYGYPAAIILMAMYLDTLRSGFMILLPPLLLFTALLFLPELIHAWLAAVQDVFIRDTLRDAGDYFSFPYRLFFSLAILLTVYFMFENRFSNPGKLLCSGLVTVTGVALFVLPIAGQILQSPIKEAALIAKRADYAVVMWGLNAPSFNVYSERLVERREPRPGEIALTKSSYLPRLKGYETLYYKNGIALIRVKSRIDVSSPAGPASNSSAQ, from the coding sequence ATGGACTCTAGGGCCCGCGACATGAACAGCCTCACTCGCTCCAACATAGGGCTTTACACCCTGTTCGCCGCCTGTGTGCTGGCCGGTTTTTTTCTCAATATCCATGCGGTGCCGCTGTTCGATCTGGATGAGGGCGCCTTCAGCGAGGCCACCCGCGAGATGTTCGTGCGCGGCGATTTTATTTCCCCCTACCTGAATGGTGAGCCGCGTTACGACAAACCGGTGCTGATCCACTGGCTGCAGGCCGCGAGCGTCTGGAGCTTGGGGCTTAATGAATTGGCGTTGCGGTTACCCTCGGCCTTGGCGGCCGCGTTGTGGAGCTGGCTGATCTTTCTTTTCACAAAGCGGTACACGACCACCGCCACGGCCTTGTATGCCGCCATCATCACGGCCAGCAGCTTGCAGGTCTCGCTCATCGCCAAGGCCGCCATCGCGGACGCCCTATTGAATCTGTTTCTCAGCGGTGCACTGTTTAGTATTTATCTTTTCTATCAGTCACGCGAACTGAGATATGTCTATCTCAGCGCCGCAGCCATGGCCCTGGGCTTTCTCACCAAGGGGCCGGTTGCGGTGGTCATACCACTCGCCGTGAGTCTGTTGTTTTTTTTGAGCAAGGGTGAATTCAGGACTTGGCTCATGGCGCTGTTTAATCTTCGTGCGATGGCGCTGTTCGGCCTGCTGGCCCTGCCCTGGTACGTCGCGCAGTACCTCAGAGAGGGCGACGCCTTTATCCAGGGGTTTTTTTTCAAGCATAATATCGCCCGCTTTGGGGAAACCTTTGAGCAGCATGGCGGCGGGGTTTTTTATTATATCCCGGTCGTCCTCATCGGTCTGTTGCCTTATACCGCACTGCTGTTCAAAACCTTCACCCGTCTCGGCGAAATCGTCAACGATGATCTAAAACGTTACCTTCTGATATGGTTTTTATTCGTCCTGATATTTTTTTCGTTTTCCGGCACCAAGCTGCCTCACTATGCGGTGTACGGCTATCCCGCCGCCATCATCTTGATGGCCATGTACCTGGACACATTGCGCTCCGGATTCATGATCCTTCTGCCGCCGCTGCTCTTGTTTACCGCCTTGCTGTTTCTCCCCGAACTGATTCATGCCTGGCTCGCGGCGGTGCAGGATGTGTTTATTCGAGACACATTGCGCGATGCGGGCGATTACTTTTCATTCCCCTACAGATTATTTTTTTCGCTGGCCATTTTACTCACTGTGTACTTTATGTTTGAAAACCGGTTTAGCAATCCGGGAAAATTGTTGTGCAGCGGGCTCGTTACCGTGACGGGGGTGGCGCTGTTTGTGCTGCCGATAGCGGGGCAGATTTTGCAATCGCCCATCAAGGAGGCGGCGCTCATCGCCAAGCGGGCCGATTATGCGGTGGTCATGTGGGGACTGAACGCGCCGAGCTTTAATGTTTACAGCGAACGGCTGGTGGAGCGGCGCGAACCGCGCCCCGGCGAGATCGCACTGACCAAGTCGAGCTATCTGCCGCGCCTCAAGGGCTACGAGACGCTTTATTACAAAAACGGGATTGCGCTCATCCGTGTGAAGTCACGAATAGACGTATCAAGCCCGGCAGGGCCAGCATCAAACAGCTCAGCGCAATGA
- a CDS encoding glycosyltransferase family 2 protein, which translates to MNTSLELTAHRVSLVVPLYNEAESVAPLLARVHEVLAGYRHPWELILVSDGSTDDTERVMRQGIAQYGGHVRSITLQRNFGQTAAMQAGIDAARGDVIVTLDGDLQNDPADIPRMVQRLLDEDLDLLVGWRKDRKDSLWLRTIPSRIANWLIGRMTEVRLHDYGCSLKVYRAQVIKNVRLYGEMHRFIPAWMAAHTATSRIKEEVVAHSPRQFGVSKYGLSRTFRVIMDLLSVYFFIRFRARPGHYFGGIALAFGVIGFIGMSYLFILKIFFGENIGTRPLLMISVLLIVMAVQFLTTGVLSELIARTYFESGQARSYIMRNPESPEESAEAGWKHSA; encoded by the coding sequence ATGAACACTTCCCTTGAGTTGACCGCGCACCGCGTCTCGCTCGTCGTGCCTCTGTACAACGAGGCGGAGAGCGTCGCGCCGCTGCTCGCGCGCGTGCACGAGGTACTGGCCGGTTATCGCCATCCGTGGGAGTTGATTCTGGTCAGTGACGGCAGCACAGACGACACGGAACGAGTGATGCGGCAGGGCATCGCCCAATATGGCGGACATGTACGCAGCATAACTCTGCAACGCAACTTCGGTCAGACCGCTGCCATGCAGGCGGGCATTGATGCGGCGCGCGGCGACGTGATCGTCACGCTGGACGGCGACCTGCAAAACGACCCGGCCGACATCCCGCGCATGGTGCAGCGCCTGCTGGACGAAGATCTCGATCTGCTGGTCGGCTGGCGCAAAGACCGCAAAGACAGCCTCTGGCTGCGCACCATTCCCTCGCGCATCGCCAATTGGCTGATCGGACGGATGACCGAGGTGCGCCTGCACGATTACGGGTGCAGCCTCAAGGTATATCGCGCGCAGGTCATCAAGAACGTCCGCCTGTACGGCGAGATGCACCGCTTCATCCCGGCCTGGATGGCCGCGCACACGGCAACCTCGCGCATCAAGGAGGAAGTCGTCGCTCATTCGCCGCGTCAATTCGGCGTCTCCAAATACGGTCTCTCGCGCACCTTCCGCGTGATTATGGACCTACTTTCAGTGTACTTCTTCATCCGCTTCCGCGCGCGCCCCGGTCACTACTTCGGCGGTATAGCACTCGCGTTCGGCGTCATCGGTTTCATCGGCATGAGTTATCTATTCATTCTCAAGATCTTTTTCGGGGAGAACATCGGCACTCGTCCATTGTTGATGATAAGCGTATTGCTCATTGTGATGGCCGTGCAGTTTCTCACCACCGGTGTGTTAAGCGAACTGATTGCCCGCACCTATTTCGAATCGGGCCAGGCCCGCTCATATATCATGCGCAACCCCGAAAGTCCGGAGGAATCAGCCGAGGCGGGCTGGAAGCATTCGGCATGA
- a CDS encoding diacylglycerol kinase, with product MANHNQTNEFKRLVRAFNYSVAGLRATWRNEAAFRVEIILFFIMAPLALWLGSGAMERALLLGSLFLVLIVEVINSSIEAAIDRIGTEHHTLSGRAKDMASAAVLLTLTNALVIWGVIFIEKFY from the coding sequence ATGGCCAACCACAACCAAACCAATGAATTCAAGCGCCTCGTTCGGGCCTTTAACTATTCCGTTGCGGGACTGCGCGCCACTTGGCGCAACGAGGCAGCGTTTCGTGTCGAAATCATTCTGTTTTTTATCATGGCCCCGCTCGCCTTATGGCTGGGAAGCGGCGCCATGGAACGCGCCCTCCTGCTCGGCAGCCTGTTTTTGGTGCTGATCGTGGAGGTGATCAACTCCAGCATCGAGGCGGCGATAGATCGAATCGGTACCGAGCATCACACGCTTTCCGGCCGCGCCAAGGACATGGCCTCGGCGGCGGTGTTGCTCACGCTCACCAACGCCCTGGTGATATGGGGTGTGATTTTCATTGAAAAGTTTTATTGA
- a CDS encoding UDP-2,3-diacylglucosamine diphosphatase — protein MTSPLHFRAIWISDVHLGIRACKAEFLLDFLKQTQSDYLYLVGDVIDLWSMKTFWYWPKLHNDVVQTILNKAANGAKVIYVPGNHDELFRDYAGHTFGKVRICTEAVHKTADGRRLLVIHGDEFDSVVKYSKWLAKLGSGMYEFLLFANRGINFFRRKFGFPYWSLAAYLKHKVKNAVSYISKFEEVLVHEARKRKLHGVICGHIHKAAIEDFDGVLYCNDGDWVESCTALVEHPDGALAVIRWAEESVFLLKEGEYENSSSQRRLVSAD, from the coding sequence ATGACCAGCCCGCTGCACTTTAGAGCCATTTGGATATCCGATGTTCACCTCGGCATCCGCGCCTGCAAGGCGGAATTTCTTCTCGATTTTCTCAAGCAGACCCAATCCGATTATCTGTATCTGGTCGGCGACGTGATTGATCTCTGGAGCATGAAAACCTTTTGGTACTGGCCCAAACTGCACAATGACGTGGTGCAGACCATCCTGAACAAGGCCGCCAACGGCGCCAAGGTCATTTATGTCCCCGGTAACCATGATGAATTGTTTCGCGACTACGCGGGCCACACCTTTGGGAAGGTGCGCATCTGCACCGAGGCGGTACACAAAACGGCTGACGGGCGCAGGCTGCTGGTAATCCACGGCGATGAATTCGATAGTGTAGTGAAATATAGCAAGTGGCTCGCCAAGCTCGGCAGTGGGATGTACGAATTTCTATTGTTCGCCAACCGCGGCATCAACTTCTTCCGCCGCAAATTCGGTTTCCCTTATTGGTCGCTTGCCGCCTATCTGAAACATAAGGTGAAAAACGCCGTGAGCTATATCAGCAAGTTCGAAGAGGTCCTGGTGCACGAAGCCAGAAAACGCAAGCTGCACGGCGTTATTTGCGGGCATATCCATAAAGCGGCGATCGAAGACTTCGACGGCGTTCTGTATTGCAATGACGGCGACTGGGTGGAGAGCTGCACCGCGCTGGTGGAGCATCCCGACGGCGCCCTGGCGGTGATACGTTGGGCGGAAGAGAGTGTGTTTTTACTTAAGGAAGGAGAGTATGAAAATAGTTCTAGTCAGCGACGCCTGGTTTCCGCAGATTAA
- a CDS encoding response regulator transcription factor: MRILIIEDDMGITSILQDFFSDKGHMVSVAEDGITGLHLAVVNDYDAIVLDLMLPGMDGVDLCQKLRQEARKNTPVLMLTARDTLPEKLAGFNSGADDYVVKPFALQEIEARLQALTRRGATPGSAIIQVADLVYDPLTRRVRRGERAIGRRQHKY; encoded by the coding sequence ATGCGCATCCTGATTATAGAAGACGATATGGGCATCACGTCCATCCTGCAGGATTTCTTCAGCGACAAAGGGCACATGGTCAGCGTAGCGGAAGATGGCATCACCGGCCTGCACCTGGCGGTGGTGAACGACTACGACGCCATTGTACTCGATCTCATGTTGCCGGGGATGGACGGCGTAGACCTGTGCCAAAAATTGCGTCAAGAAGCACGCAAGAATACGCCGGTGCTGATGCTGACGGCCCGCGACACCTTGCCGGAAAAGCTCGCCGGATTTAACAGCGGGGCGGATGACTATGTGGTCAAACCCTTTGCGTTGCAGGAAATCGAGGCGCGCCTGCAGGCCCTGACGCGGCGCGGGGCAACTCCCGGTTCGGCGATCATCCAGGTGGCCGATCTGGTGTACGATCCGCTCACCCGGCGGGTGCGGCGCGGTGAACGTGCAATTGGACGCCGACAGCATAAGTATTGA
- a CDS encoding sensor histidine kinase, translated as MNVQLDADSISIEDTGVGITSADLPHVFEPHFRGGNTAGVPGGAGMGLPLVKRICDRYNWRIHLRSSRGKGTQVRLVFADEKPA; from the coding sequence GTGAACGTGCAATTGGACGCCGACAGCATAAGTATTGAAGACACGGGCGTAGGGATTACCTCCGCCGACTTGCCGCATGTATTCGAGCCCCACTTTCGCGGCGGCAATACCGCCGGCGTCCCGGGCGGCGCAGGCATGGGCTTGCCCCTGGTCAAGCGCATCTGCGACCGCTACAACTGGCGCATCCATCTGCGCAGCAGCCGCGGCAAGGGGACTCAAGTACGTCTGGTGTTTGCGGACGAAAAGCCGGCATGA
- a CDS encoding thioredoxin domain-containing protein has product MSHSEFTNRLSRETSPYLLQHAHNPVDWYPWGPEALERARREGKPILLSIGYSACHWCHVMAHESFEDPATAQVMNELFVNIKVDREERPDLDKIYQTAHQLLTGQGGGWPLTLVLTPEDQTPFFAGTYFPRTPRYGMPAFTDLLRRIEAFYRTRGGEINRQNAALLNALQSVNPAPLTGDVTLNGEPLEIARRQLESSFDARYGGFGGAPKFPHPPHIERLLRHWSHSRTASNADGQALAMASFTLQAMAKGGIYDQLGGGFCRYAVDEQWMIPHFEKMLYDNGLLLALYAQAWAATNDPLFKRIALETAQWVMREMQSPEGGYYSSLDADSEGHEGRFYVWSREEERALLDEQEYSVFARRFGLDRPANFENRWHLHVFADIAAVSHELKLSETEVIKILDAARAKLLKAREQRVHPGRDEKILTSWNALMIKGMAVAGRLLNEPELLHSAERSLHFIKTTLWSDGRLLATYKDGRAHLMAYLDDYAYLLDAVLELLQVRWRTDDLNFAVQLAEVLLEHFKDKSQGGFYFTADDHEQLIHRPKPLTDDATPAGNGIAAYALNRLGHLLGETRYLDAAERALKAGWDDITRAPYAHDSMLLALEEILTPPQIIILRGEPADDAHGSASVAGGRTPGATIPEWQSFCASGYAPRRLCFAIPANEPHLPGALALRAPKDRPVAYVCEGNVCSAPVTELAELGLRLGGS; this is encoded by the coding sequence ATGTCGCACAGCGAATTCACCAACCGCCTGAGCCGAGAAACCAGCCCCTATTTACTGCAACACGCCCACAACCCCGTGGACTGGTACCCGTGGGGCCCGGAGGCGCTGGAGCGGGCCCGACGCGAGGGCAAGCCGATCCTGCTTTCGATCGGCTATTCGGCCTGTCACTGGTGTCACGTCATGGCCCACGAATCGTTCGAAGACCCGGCCACCGCCCAGGTCATGAACGAATTGTTCGTCAACATCAAGGTGGACCGGGAGGAACGCCCCGACCTCGACAAGATCTACCAAACGGCCCACCAACTCCTCACCGGCCAGGGAGGCGGCTGGCCGCTCACCCTGGTGTTGACGCCGGAGGACCAAACGCCATTTTTCGCGGGCACCTACTTCCCCCGCACCCCCCGTTACGGCATGCCCGCCTTTACCGACCTGTTGCGACGCATCGAGGCCTTTTATCGCACGCGCGGAGGTGAGATCAACCGGCAAAACGCGGCCCTGCTCAACGCCCTGCAAAGCGTCAATCCCGCACCTCTCACGGGCGATGTCACCCTCAACGGCGAGCCGCTGGAAATAGCGCGCCGCCAGTTGGAAAGCAGCTTCGACGCCCGCTACGGCGGCTTCGGCGGCGCGCCCAAGTTTCCCCATCCCCCACACATCGAACGGCTGCTGCGCCATTGGTCACACAGCCGTACCGCCTCCAACGCCGATGGTCAGGCATTAGCGATGGCGAGCTTTACCCTGCAAGCGATGGCGAAGGGCGGCATCTACGATCAACTGGGCGGCGGCTTCTGCCGCTACGCGGTGGACGAGCAGTGGATGATCCCGCACTTTGAAAAGATGCTCTACGACAACGGCCTGCTACTCGCGCTGTACGCGCAGGCCTGGGCGGCCACCAATGATCCCCTCTTTAAGCGCATCGCCCTGGAAACCGCGCAATGGGTAATGCGCGAGATGCAATCGCCCGAGGGCGGTTATTACTCCAGCCTGGATGCCGACTCCGAGGGTCATGAAGGCAGGTTCTACGTATGGAGCCGGGAAGAAGAGCGCGCCCTGCTGGATGAGCAGGAGTACAGCGTCTTCGCCCGGCGCTTTGGACTTGACCGGCCTGCGAACTTTGAGAATCGCTGGCATCTGCATGTATTTGCTGATATCGCAGCAGTTTCCCATGAACTGAAGCTGAGCGAGACGGAGGTTATAAAAATTCTCGATGCCGCGCGCGCAAAATTACTCAAGGCGCGCGAACAGCGCGTGCATCCGGGACGAGATGAAAAGATCCTCACCTCCTGGAACGCCCTGATGATTAAGGGCATGGCGGTAGCGGGCCGTCTACTCAACGAACCGGAATTACTCCACTCCGCGGAACGGTCGTTGCACTTCATCAAAACCACACTATGGAGTGACGGCCGGCTGCTCGCCACCTACAAAGACGGCCGCGCGCATCTGATGGCCTATCTGGATGACTATGCCTATCTGCTTGACGCCGTCCTGGAACTGTTACAGGTGCGCTGGCGAACGGATGATTTGAACTTCGCCGTGCAACTGGCCGAGGTATTGCTGGAGCATTTTAAAGATAAATCACAAGGAGGATTTTATTTCACCGCCGACGATCACGAACAACTCATCCACCGCCCCAAACCCCTCACGGACGACGCCACGCCCGCCGGCAACGGCATCGCCGCCTACGCCCTGAATCGCCTCGGCCATCTGCTGGGCGAGACCCGCTATCTCGACGCCGCCGAGCGCGCACTCAAGGCGGGCTGGGACGACATCACCCGTGCACCGTATGCCCATGACAGCATGCTGCTTGCCCTGGAAGAGATACTCACTCCGCCACAGATCATCATCCTGCGCGGCGAACCGGCCGACGACGCACATGGAAGTGCTAGTGTCGCGGGAGGCAGGACGCCGGGAGCGACGATCCCGGAGTGGCAATCGTTCTGCGCATCGGGTTACGCCCCGCGCCGCCTGTGCTTCGCCATTCCCGCAAACGAACCCCACCTGCCCGGCGCGCTCGCCCTGCGCGCGCCCAAAGACCGGCCTGTCGCCTATGTCTGCGAGGGTAACGTTTGCAGTGCGCCGGTGACAGAGTTGGCCGAGCTTGGGCTGCGGCTGGGAGGATCATAG
- a CDS encoding phosphatase PAP2 family protein, with product MSPSAWPANPWRWLVPLAGVLAMAAIVITGSNRTLFLWINKQGLFADDVVWAAMTMLGDGWIAMILLLPLAGRRPDILWAAMIAGLLSTVLVVGLKLAFGVARPPAVLSPESFHLIGPALKATAFPSGHTATIFAWAGVVALGFKNGWLGAGLLLIAAAVGLSRIMVGVHWPLDVLGGALLGWMSAVWAIELARRWPRGMEIATQRLIAAVLALAALYLLLWPVTSYADTQVLQRVIALSCLMLALPGLIRLFVTSHG from the coding sequence ATGAGTCCATCAGCTTGGCCTGCTAACCCGTGGCGCTGGCTGGTGCCGCTCGCCGGTGTTCTCGCGATGGCGGCCATAGTTATCACCGGCAGCAATCGCACCTTGTTTCTGTGGATTAATAAACAGGGCCTGTTCGCCGACGATGTTGTGTGGGCGGCCATGACGATGCTGGGTGACGGCTGGATTGCCATGATCTTACTGCTGCCGCTGGCGGGCCGGCGCCCGGACATCCTCTGGGCAGCCATGATTGCCGGTCTACTCAGTACCGTGCTGGTGGTCGGCCTCAAACTCGCGTTCGGCGTTGCACGTCCGCCGGCCGTGTTGTCACCCGAGAGCTTTCATCTCATCGGCCCCGCCCTCAAGGCCACGGCCTTTCCCTCCGGCCACACGGCTACTATCTTCGCCTGGGCGGGGGTGGTCGCACTCGGTTTTAAGAATGGATGGCTAGGGGCGGGCCTGTTGCTCATCGCCGCCGCCGTCGGGCTATCGCGCATCATGGTGGGCGTGCATTGGCCGCTCGACGTACTGGGCGGGGCGCTGCTCGGCTGGATGAGCGCGGTGTGGGCGATAGAGCTTGCGCGCCGCTGGCCGCGGGGCATGGAGATCGCCACGCAGCGCCTGATCGCAGCGGTGCTCGCCTTGGCGGCGCTGTATCTGCTGCTGTGGCCGGTGACCAGTTATGCGGATACACAAGTATTGCAGCGCGTCATTGCGCTGAGCTGTTTGATGCTGGCCCTGCCGGGCTTGATACGTCTATTCGTGACTTCACACGGATGA
- a CDS encoding phosphatase PAP2 family protein, which produces MDEALLVWINQSWAHPWNDVLFSWLSDRNTFAFPLLAVMLALSIKQYGRDGVRLWLALLALVIVGDAIGNLAKHLWAQPRPCYVIAELLRLPNGRCGSQLNGIPSNHALNFFAVATFMSFMTRSRRWALTLFSIALLVTISRVYLGKHYPSQVLTGAVIGTLLAYLAALIGVQYSDFMRRIRARSQLSS; this is translated from the coding sequence ATGGATGAGGCGCTGCTCGTCTGGATCAACCAGTCCTGGGCGCATCCTTGGAATGATGTCCTGTTTTCCTGGCTTTCCGACCGCAACACCTTCGCCTTTCCGCTGCTGGCCGTTATGCTCGCGCTAAGCATAAAACAGTATGGTCGGGATGGAGTGCGGCTGTGGCTGGCGTTGCTTGCTCTGGTCATCGTCGGCGATGCGATTGGCAATCTGGCCAAACACCTCTGGGCGCAACCGCGCCCGTGCTATGTCATCGCTGAGTTGCTGCGGCTGCCCAACGGGCGCTGCGGATCTCAGTTGAACGGCATCCCTTCCAACCACGCGCTCAATTTTTTTGCGGTAGCCACCTTCATGAGTTTCATGACCCGTTCGCGCAGATGGGCGCTGACGCTGTTCAGCATCGCTCTATTAGTCACGATCTCCCGTGTCTATCTCGGCAAGCACTATCCGAGTCAGGTGTTGACCGGCGCCGTGATCGGAACCCTGCTGGCTTACCTTGCCGCCCTCATCGGCGTACAATATTCTGATTTTATGCGCCGCATTCGGGCCCGCTCTCAGCTATCGTCATGA
- a CDS encoding carbohydrate kinase family protein: MAALICGSFAYDTIMVFHDRFKNHILPEQVHILSVSFLVPELRREYGGCAGNIAYNLSMLGGKALPMGTVGKDFTPYREWLLRCGVGVKHIKEIADTFTAQAFITTDLDDNQITAFHPGAMNHAHENRVTDAKDVRVGIIAPDGREGMIQHAAQFHETGIPFVFDPGQGLPMFDGADLMKFLEQATWAAFNDYEFQLVLQRTGKSIDELMHTMQALIVTHGAKGSTIYTGDKTFGIPVAQPSRLADPTGCGDAYRAGLLYGLMNDLDWDTTGRIAALMGAIKIEQHGTQNHRFEKAEFEARFKDSFGYAL, from the coding sequence ATGGCAGCGCTCATTTGCGGTTCATTCGCCTACGACACCATCATGGTGTTTCATGACCGCTTCAAGAATCACATCCTGCCGGAGCAGGTGCATATCCTGAGCGTTTCGTTTCTGGTGCCGGAGTTGCGCCGCGAGTACGGCGGCTGCGCGGGCAACATCGCCTACAATCTGAGCATGTTGGGCGGCAAGGCGTTGCCGATGGGCACGGTGGGAAAGGACTTCACGCCCTACCGCGAATGGCTGTTGCGCTGCGGTGTCGGCGTGAAGCACATCAAAGAGATCGCCGACACCTTTACGGCGCAGGCCTTTATCACCACCGACCTCGACGACAATCAGATCACGGCATTTCATCCGGGCGCCATGAACCACGCCCATGAAAACCGCGTGACGGACGCAAAAGATGTGAGGGTCGGCATCATCGCGCCGGATGGCCGCGAAGGAATGATTCAACACGCGGCGCAGTTTCACGAGACGGGAATCCCTTTTGTCTTTGACCCCGGTCAAGGTCTGCCGATGTTCGACGGAGCGGATCTGATGAAATTTTTGGAGCAGGCCACCTGGGCGGCCTTCAACGACTATGAGTTCCAACTTGTGCTGCAGCGCACCGGCAAATCCATAGACGAGTTGATGCACACCATGCAAGCCCTGATTGTGACGCATGGCGCCAAAGGCTCAACGATTTACACGGGTGATAAAACATTTGGCATCCCCGTCGCCCAACCCAGCCGCCTGGCCGATCCGACCGGCTGCGGCGACGCCTACCGCGCTGGTCTCTTGTACGGCTTGATGAACGATCTGGATTGGGACACGACCGGCCGCATCGCGGCGCTCATGGGCGCCATTAAGATCGAACAGCACGGCACGCAAAATCACCGCTTTGAAAAGGCCGAGTTCGAGGCGCGCTTCAAGGACAGTTTCGGTTACGCGTTATAA